One window of Candidatus Mycobacterium wuenschmannii genomic DNA carries:
- the moeA gene encoding molybdopterin molybdotransferase MoeA: MRSVEEHQRIVADLISARPAVAVNLRDAEGRVLAEDLSAAVSLPVFDNSAMDGYAVRAVDVSTASAAAPVKLPVAEDIPAGRIDLPALEPGTAHRIMTGAPVPPGATAVVPVESTDGRVDVVSINAAVPAGKHIRRAGEDVEAGSTVLRAGRLVTPAVIGLTASLGFGALPVIPPQRVLLVSTGSELVAPGETLRPGQIYESNSPMLAAALRDADAEVVAVATVSDDVAEFAAVIDRYATESDLIISSGGISAGAYEVVKDAFGRSGDRGVEFARVAMQPGMPQGAGRVAGTPILTLPGNPVSALVCFEVFIRSPLRAAMGLPDADRPRRSAVLTESLTSPTGKRQFRRGMFDPATGTVTSEGPPASHHLRSLAVANCLLDIPLEVTELPAGATVQVWDLA; encoded by the coding sequence CGTCGCCGACTTGATCAGCGCCCGTCCGGCCGTCGCCGTCAACCTGCGCGACGCCGAGGGACGCGTCCTCGCCGAAGACCTGTCTGCCGCAGTCTCGTTGCCGGTTTTCGACAACTCCGCGATGGACGGCTACGCGGTCCGCGCGGTGGACGTGAGCACCGCGTCGGCGGCCGCGCCGGTGAAATTGCCCGTCGCCGAGGATATTCCGGCCGGTCGCATCGACCTCCCGGCGCTCGAGCCGGGCACCGCACACCGGATCATGACGGGCGCACCCGTCCCGCCCGGCGCGACCGCGGTGGTGCCGGTGGAGTCCACCGACGGCCGCGTCGACGTCGTCAGCATCAACGCCGCCGTCCCCGCGGGAAAGCACATCCGCCGGGCCGGCGAAGACGTCGAGGCGGGCAGCACCGTATTGCGGGCCGGTCGACTGGTCACACCGGCGGTGATCGGACTGACCGCTTCGCTGGGATTCGGTGCGCTGCCGGTCATCCCGCCCCAGCGAGTGCTGTTGGTCTCCACCGGCTCGGAGTTGGTGGCGCCGGGCGAGACGCTGCGGCCCGGCCAGATCTACGAATCCAACTCGCCAATGCTGGCGGCGGCCCTGCGCGATGCCGACGCCGAGGTGGTCGCCGTCGCGACGGTCAGCGACGACGTCGCTGAATTCGCCGCGGTGATCGACCGGTACGCCACCGAGTCCGATCTGATCATCAGCAGCGGCGGGATCAGTGCGGGTGCCTATGAGGTGGTCAAGGACGCGTTCGGCCGCTCGGGCGATCGTGGAGTGGAATTCGCCAGGGTGGCGATGCAACCCGGCATGCCGCAGGGTGCCGGAAGGGTGGCGGGCACCCCGATTCTGACGCTGCCCGGCAACCCGGTCAGTGCGCTGGTGTGCTTCGAGGTGTTCATCCGGTCGCCGCTTCGGGCGGCGATGGGACTGCCCGATGCCGACCGTCCACGCCGATCCGCAGTGCTGACCGAATCGTTGACCTCGCCGACGGGCAAGCGCCAGTTCCGGCGTGGGATGTTCGACCCGGCCACCGGGACGGTGACCAGCGAGGGACCGCCCGCGTCGCATCACCTCCGGTCGCTCGCGGTGGCCAACTGCCTGCTCGACATCCCGCTGGAGGTCACCGAGTTGCCCGCGGGCGCCACCGTGCAGGTCTGGGACCTGGCCTGA
- a CDS encoding MogA/MoaB family molybdenum cofactor biosynthesis protein, with the protein MANRSARVVIASNRASQGVYEDRCGPLIADWLVQQGFESVTPTVVGDGDPVGQALREAVAAGVGVVITSGGTGISPTDDTPAQTAAVIDYDIPGLAEEIRRAGLPAVPTSVLSRGICGVAGRTLIVNLPGSPGGVRDGLGVLGAVLGHALDQIAGKDHS; encoded by the coding sequence ATGGCGAACCGATCGGCCCGCGTCGTGATCGCCTCAAACCGGGCATCGCAGGGCGTGTACGAGGACCGCTGCGGGCCTCTGATCGCCGATTGGCTTGTGCAGCAGGGGTTTGAGTCGGTGACGCCGACGGTGGTCGGCGACGGGGATCCGGTCGGGCAGGCGCTGCGGGAAGCGGTCGCCGCCGGCGTCGGCGTGGTGATCACCTCCGGTGGCACCGGCATCTCGCCGACCGACGACACTCCGGCCCAGACCGCGGCGGTAATCGACTACGACATCCCGGGTTTGGCCGAGGAAATCCGGCGCGCGGGCCTGCCGGCGGTGCCGACCTCGGTGTTGTCGCGCGGTATCTGCGGGGTAGCGGGCCGCACGTTGATCGTCAACCTGCCCGGCTCACCCGGTGGGGTGCGGGACGGCCTCGGCGTGCTCGGCGCTGTGCTCGGTCATGCGCTGGATCAGATTGCCGGCAAGGATCATTCCTGA
- the moaC gene encoding cyclic pyranopterin monophosphate synthase MoaC — MAEPAAEPPSGELSHIDERGAARMVDVTEKAATARVAVAAGSVRTAADVVGLISAGGLAKGDALATARIAGIQAAKRTSELIPLCHQLALTGVDVEFGVGATDIDITATVRSTDRTGVEMEALTAVSVAALTLYDMIKAVDPAARIDDIRVLRKDGGRHGSWTR; from the coding sequence ATGGCCGAACCCGCCGCTGAGCCGCCGTCCGGCGAGCTGTCGCACATCGACGAGCGCGGCGCGGCCCGCATGGTCGATGTCACCGAGAAGGCGGCGACCGCGCGCGTGGCGGTCGCCGCGGGTTCGGTCCGCACCGCCGCCGATGTGGTGGGGCTGATCTCGGCGGGCGGGCTGGCCAAGGGTGACGCGCTGGCCACCGCACGGATCGCCGGGATCCAGGCTGCCAAACGCACCAGCGAACTCATCCCGTTGTGTCACCAACTGGCTTTGACGGGCGTGGACGTCGAATTCGGTGTCGGCGCAACCGATATCGACATCACCGCCACCGTGCGCAGCACCGACCGCACCGGGGTGGAGATGGAGGCCCTGACCGCGGTTTCGGTAGCCGCGCTGACGCTCTACGACATGATCAAGGCCGTCGACCCAGCCGCCCGCATCGACGACATCCGGGTGTTACGCAAGGACGGCGGCCGTCACGGATCCTGGACACGCTGA